One window of Candidatus Hydrothermales bacterium genomic DNA carries:
- a CDS encoding extracellular solute-binding protein, whose product MRKFFGFVTFVIFWISCKGYSKEGLTIWVSYNDEEFKVFSEIVKEFEKNENIKINVQRVPFEGMLEKILTSVIAGQNPDISRLDIAQVYLLAKKGILAELDTNYFRDVLRDLYEAPLKSSFYKGKLYGIPDQITCILLFYNKKLFAEKGLDSLKPPSTWDEFLEYAKKLTDHKKQIYGFGMRNTLWWDLPFFYTFGSEVFDEQGNPLFTEESFKEALLFKRDIYLKHKVEGGAFLEGAVNPDMGFINEKYAMIFSGPWKIKSLKDINFPFGIALIPKGKAGSFTALGGTQMVIFKNSKNKEKAMKFLKYIISEEAQLKWSNTLGQIPVNKKVVNKINLRENKIMETLIRAIESTKPRAPIAEYPEVERIYIQEVYPFIKGEKEIEEVQNNLQNRIKKLLEEN is encoded by the coding sequence ATGAGAAAGTTTTTCGGGTTTGTGACCTTTGTTATCTTCTGGATTTCATGTAAGGGGTATTCAAAAGAGGGACTTACAATTTGGGTCTCCTATAACGACGAAGAATTCAAAGTATTTAGTGAAATAGTTAAAGAATTTGAAAAAAATGAAAATATAAAGATTAATGTTCAAAGAGTTCCCTTTGAAGGAATGCTCGAAAAAATTCTAACATCAGTCATAGCCGGACAGAACCCTGATATTTCAAGACTTGATATAGCTCAAGTTTATCTCCTTGCTAAAAAGGGTATACTTGCTGAACTTGATACCAATTACTTTAGAGACGTCTTAAGAGATCTATACGAAGCTCCTCTAAAATCCTCTTTTTATAAGGGAAAACTCTACGGAATCCCTGATCAAATTACATGTATCTTACTTTTTTATAACAAAAAACTATTTGCTGAAAAGGGACTTGACAGTCTAAAACCTCCATCCACTTGGGATGAATTTCTCGAATACGCAAAAAAATTAACTGATCATAAAAAGCAAATATATGGATTTGGAATGAGAAATACATTATGGTGGGACCTGCCATTTTTTTACACCTTTGGCTCAGAAGTCTTTGATGAGCAGGGTAATCCCCTTTTTACTGAGGAATCTTTTAAAGAGGCACTGCTTTTTAAAAGGGACATTTATTTAAAACATAAGGTTGAAGGCGGTGCCTTTCTTGAAGGGGCTGTTAATCCAGATATGGGCTTTATAAATGAAAAATATGCCATGATTTTTTCTGGTCCTTGGAAAATAAAAAGTCTTAAGGATATAAACTTTCCCTTTGGAATAGCATTGATTCCCAAGGGAAAAGCTGGTTCATTTACCGCTCTTGGCGGAACCCAAATGGTCATCTTTAAAAACTCAAAAAATAAAGAAAAGGCTATGAAATTCCTTAAATACATTATATCTGAAGAAGCCCAACTCAAATGGTCCAACACCTTAGGACAAATTCCCGTCAATAAAAAAGTGGTCAATAAAATAAATCTAAGAGAAAATAAGATTATGGAAACTTTAATAAGGGCCATAGAAAGCACCAAACCAAGGGCACCTATCGCAGAATATCCTGAAGTAGAAAGAATATACATACAGGAGGTGTATCCCTTTATAAAGGGTGAAAAAGAAATCGAAGAGGTACAGAACAATTTACAAAATCGAATCAAAAAACTATTAGAAGAAAACTGA